Genomic DNA from Peribacillus simplex NBRC 15720 = DSM 1321:
GAATGTGCAAATTAGGATACAGGCACAGATTGAATGTGCAAAATTATATGAACATCAATTTAAGGACGTCGGCCTTGCTCTAAAGTGTTCAATAATCGCACTTCAAGAGATGGTGAGGGAAGGGATCACTCCGGGGAAAAAACAGTTGGAATTGGAAAAGAGGATCCATCGGCTCGAAAAGAAAGAGCACTCTAAGGGTATTTCTGTATAAAATATGGGAATCGAAATGGTCTTTTAGTGCTAAAGGCTGAAAATAAAAAATATGTATACAATTATTGTAGCCTTCAACTATTATGTGTAAAATGGAAAGAGTTGAGGGTGAAATTCCAAAGCGTTCATTTCATTCCTTTACATCATAAATTCAAGGTGAAAGCGGAGCGAAGAAATGTATAAAACGACTTTATTTCTATTTTTTGTTGTCCTTTGTTTAACGATTGTTTTATTTACTTCATTAAAAGACAGTCTCTATTCCTTTTTGTAGAAAATTATCCTCAGTGCATTTGAAGGGATAGCATTAATATAATAGTGTACTTATCGACAGCTATACATCGTTTTATACTTATTCTGTATAAATAGGTCATTTCATCAGTACACGTATCCCCTTTTTTTCATAGTCTGTAATGGTAAGACTAAACTTATCATGATGAAAGGGGACGAATTATAAATGTATTTTCGTAATTGTGGAGGAAATAAACCCCATGTTATGGGAGCATCCAATAATGTAATGGGAGCATCCGACAATGTAATGGGAGCATACGGGAACGCACCTGGAGTAATGGGCGCATCAACCGGTAAACACCCCAACAACGTAATGGGAGCGTCAACCGGTAAACACCCCAACAACGTAATGGGAGCGTCAACCGGTAAAAACTCCAACGTAATGGGAGCCTATAGTCCATCGGCTGTGTCTCCAGCACAATATGGTCCATCGGCTGTGTCTCCAGGGCAATATGGTCCAACACAAACATCTCCATCTCAAGTTGCCCCAGCGCAAGTCTCTCCAACACAGCAATATGTCAATACGAATGTATCGAACACAGTGATTCCTGTCGTTCACCCATCACATACTACAAATGTCAATAAACATGTGAACACGTTTAAGCATTATTTCCCACATACTCAATCCGTGGTGAACGAGTGCTATAATCAACACTTGATTTGTGGAAGGCCGCCGCATAACCCATGCTGTCCGCCTAGACATTTCGGATATTAAAAAATAAGGGCTTATTAAGCCCTTGTTTTCTTACATAATCATGTTAAAGGAGATTAGCCAAGCGATGAAGGTTTTGTATATGACGGGCTATAAGGCTTTTGAATTCGGGATATTCAAAAATGACCATGAAGCCGTAAAATATATAAAGAAAGCGATGAAGCAGCGTCTCCTTCCATTGGCGGAAGATGGGCTGGAATGGGTGATCATCTCAGGTCAGTTGGGTACGGAACTATGGGGTGCAGAAGTGGTTTTCGAATTACAGGAAGAATATCATCAGCTTAAATTGGGGGTGCTTACTCCTTTCCTGAAACAGGAAGAGACATGGAATGAGACGAATCAAGACTATTACCGATCCATATTGGCCCGTGCCGATTTTGTTGAGTCCATTTTCAACAAACCATATGAAGGGCCACAACAGCTGAAAATCAAAAATAGGTATATGGTCCATAAAAGCGATGCCATGCTCATCATTTTCGAAGCCGAAAAAGAGGGATCAGCCCGATATCCTTATTTCGAGGCGATGAAAAAAGCGGAAACACAGCCATACCCCATCTTTCAGATTAACTTTGATGATCTGCAACTGGCTGCGGAAGAAGCCAGCTGGTCCGAAGAATGATGGAGTGAAAATAATTATGGATTAAAAGTTGTTT
This window encodes:
- a CDS encoding DUF1273 domain-containing protein, which codes for MKVLYMTGYKAFEFGIFKNDHEAVKYIKKAMKQRLLPLAEDGLEWVIISGQLGTELWGAEVVFELQEEYHQLKLGVLTPFLKQEETWNETNQDYYRSILARADFVESIFNKPYEGPQQLKIKNRYMVHKSDAMLIIFEAEKEGSARYPYFEAMKKAETQPYPIFQINFDDLQLAAEEASWSEE
- a CDS encoding CotD family spore coat protein produces the protein MYFRNCGGNKPHVMGASNNVMGASDNVMGAYGNAPGVMGASTGKHPNNVMGASTGKHPNNVMGASTGKNSNVMGAYSPSAVSPAQYGPSAVSPGQYGPTQTSPSQVAPAQVSPTQQYVNTNVSNTVIPVVHPSHTTNVNKHVNTFKHYFPHTQSVVNECYNQHLICGRPPHNPCCPPRHFGY